In Fluviicola taffensis DSM 16823, the following are encoded in one genomic region:
- a CDS encoding single-stranded DNA-binding protein, translated as MSGSVNKVILIGNLGKDPEVRRLENGAVVASFPIATSETYTDRTTGERKDNTDWHNIVVWRGLAEVVEKYVRKGQKIYVEGKLKTRSWTDQAGATRYTTEVVADELTILTPRNDQDRPANTNNPPYPTEEPQNQSPMDLGISPNDDLPF; from the coding sequence ATGTCTGGTAGCGTAAATAAAGTCATTTTAATAGGAAACTTAGGGAAAGACCCTGAAGTAAGACGATTGGAAAACGGAGCTGTTGTGGCTAGTTTCCCGATTGCGACATCTGAAACCTATACCGATAGAACAACAGGAGAGCGCAAAGACAATACCGATTGGCACAATATTGTGGTTTGGAGAGGATTGGCCGAAGTTGTGGAGAAATATGTGCGAAAAGGTCAGAAAATTTACGTTGAAGGAAAATTAAAAACACGTTCTTGGACCGATCAAGCTGGTGCAACACGTTATACGACAGAAGTTGTCGCTGATGAATTGACCATCCTTACACCAAGAAATGATCAAGATAGACCAGCGAACACCAACAATCCTCCTTATCCAACTGAAGAACCGCAGAATCAAAGCCCCATGGATTTAGGCATTAGCCCGAATGACGATTTACCCTTTTAA
- the gldE gene encoding gliding motility-associated protein GldE, producing the protein MDSIPRLSSDIIPASIQAGFTVSDNIASLVIIFILIACSALVSASEVAFFSLSPSEKKDLEEEHSRSSKAILKLLSKPKDLLASILITNNFINVCIIILSTGVIDQFFPNSDKPNTLRFLIEVVGISTFLLLLGEVAPKLYASRNTLSTARFMANPIIFINILPPFSWLRWLLVNGTNMINKRAKKRGINLSSDDLEHALALTKEDSDNEDEHRILEGIIKFGNTEVRQIMKSRLDLVTISSDATFREVLDVILDAGYSRIPIHESSFDNVIGILYIKDLLPYINNELFEWKTLLRKAYFIPENKKIDDLLKEFQDMKMHMAIVVDEYGGSSGLVTLEDVLEEIVGDITDEFDDDDLIYTKIDDQTYLFEGRTSLVDFYKVLEIDGKDFDQTKGESDTIGGFIIEQAGRILRNNEYIRCGNIKLIVESSDKRRIKMIKTILEND; encoded by the coding sequence ATGGATAGTATACCCAGATTAAGTTCAGATATTATTCCCGCCAGTATTCAAGCTGGATTCACTGTATCAGACAATATCGCTTCACTAGTCATTATTTTCATTCTAATTGCATGTTCAGCGCTTGTCTCAGCATCTGAAGTTGCCTTTTTCTCTTTGAGTCCTTCTGAAAAAAAAGATTTAGAAGAAGAACATTCTAGAAGCTCGAAAGCCATTTTAAAGCTTCTTTCAAAACCAAAGGATTTACTTGCAAGTATTCTAATTACAAACAATTTTATCAATGTTTGCATCATTATTCTTTCAACTGGAGTAATTGATCAATTTTTTCCGAATTCGGATAAACCAAATACGCTTCGCTTTTTGATTGAAGTTGTTGGAATTAGTACTTTTCTTTTGCTTTTAGGCGAGGTTGCCCCAAAACTCTATGCTTCTCGAAATACCTTATCTACAGCCCGTTTCATGGCGAATCCAATCATATTCATCAACATCCTACCTCCTTTTTCCTGGTTACGTTGGTTATTGGTAAACGGAACGAACATGATCAATAAACGCGCTAAGAAAAGAGGAATTAATTTATCTTCCGATGATTTAGAACACGCGCTCGCCTTAACAAAAGAAGATTCAGATAACGAAGATGAACACCGAATCTTAGAAGGAATTATCAAATTTGGAAATACGGAAGTTCGCCAAATTATGAAATCTCGACTTGATCTTGTAACGATTTCTAGCGATGCCACTTTTAGAGAAGTACTCGATGTGATACTTGATGCAGGATATTCCCGTATTCCAATTCATGAATCCTCTTTCGATAATGTGATTGGAATTTTATACATCAAAGATTTGCTTCCATATATCAATAACGAATTGTTCGAATGGAAGACACTTCTGAGAAAGGCATATTTCATTCCTGAAAATAAAAAAATCGATGATTTACTAAAAGAATTTCAAGACATGAAAATGCACATGGCAATTGTAGTGGATGAATATGGTGGTTCAAGTGGATTAGTCACTTTAGAGGATGTATTAGAAGAAATTGTAGGCGATATTACCGATGAATTTGATGATGACGATTTGATTTACACAAAAATAGATGATCAAACCTATCTTTTTGAAGGAAGAACCTCCCTTGTTGATTTCTACAAAGTCTTGGAAATTGATGGGAAAGACTTTGACCAAACGAAAGGAGAATCCGATACCATTGGAGGATTTATTATTGAACAAGCAGGACGAATTCTCCGAAATAACGAATACATTCGTTGTGGAAACATCAAATTAATTGTTGAAAGTTCCGACAAACGAAGAATAAAAATGATTAAAACAATTCTAGAAAATGATTAA
- a CDS encoding M14 family zinc carboxypeptidase, with translation MKTTLLLFSFLLSCLAYSQEYSRAKIFADSKGLQTLAELGIAIDHGTIKRETFFISDFSKDEIKQMREVGFEVEILIADVQTYYVNRNLNNSGTTSNTEKNTTCPPSSSSSTFTPTVPSNFNLGTMGGFYTYQEFLAEIDAMATQYPNLITVKDTISNFLSIQNRPIYWMRLSDNPNSDEAEPEVLYTAVHHAREPNSLSEVIFYMWYLLENYNSSQEVKFLVDNTEMYFVPMINPDGYIHNQTTNPNGGGMWRKNRRLNSGGSYGVDLNRNYSYGWGTTGTSTQQNNDTYCGTAAFSEPETQAIKWFCENRDFQYAFNAHTYANDILFPIGTTTAEFAVDHNYFEAFTHHMVQYNGYENKKSSALYPASGDSDDYMYKSDTIVKPKIFAMTPEVSNTSDGFWPASNEITGICQDMVFPNLILSHLTHRYLEVNDIDPSMVSTTTGNFNHSAYRLGLEDGPVNVSITPITGIQSVGTASTHNLAIMGSQNSGISYVLNPTIQFGDIIKYVLNTEYIGWTKHDTIVKTFGNINSQFIDEANSAANWTGNWATTTSIFVSPSTSFTDSPSGDYANNTTRTYLFNNTIDLTHVTAAQINFYAKWEIEADFDYCQFQVSTDNGTTWIGQCGNYTVPGNSADGSVQPNGQPVYEGTESNWVREEINLSDYIGDSIRVRFILKSDGGTRGDGFYFDDFEILYNIDATGLSENEIQLFHLVPNPASSHVSIVFDQKIQGGKIELVNLSGETISQYPINPSSQSLNLSTENLSEGVYYVRYIGLTEQKCPVKLVVIH, from the coding sequence ATGAAAACTACTCTCCTTTTATTTTCCTTCCTGCTTTCTTGTTTGGCATATTCACAAGAATATTCTCGAGCTAAAATTTTTGCAGACTCAAAAGGTCTACAAACCTTAGCTGAACTAGGGATTGCCATTGATCATGGAACAATCAAACGCGAAACTTTCTTTATTTCTGATTTCTCCAAAGATGAAATTAAGCAAATGCGCGAAGTTGGTTTCGAAGTTGAAATTCTGATTGCAGACGTGCAAACTTATTACGTCAACCGAAATTTAAACAACTCAGGAACAACGTCAAATACGGAAAAAAACACAACCTGTCCGCCTAGTTCTAGTTCATCTACATTTACACCAACAGTTCCTTCGAATTTTAATTTAGGTACAATGGGCGGATTTTATACCTACCAAGAATTCCTTGCTGAAATTGATGCCATGGCTACTCAATATCCCAATTTAATTACAGTTAAGGACACAATCAGCAACTTTTTAAGTATTCAAAACAGACCGATTTATTGGATGCGTTTGAGCGATAATCCAAACTCAGATGAAGCAGAACCTGAGGTACTTTATACGGCTGTTCACCACGCAAGAGAGCCAAACTCACTTTCTGAGGTCATTTTTTATATGTGGTACTTACTTGAAAACTACAATTCAAGTCAAGAAGTTAAATTTTTAGTCGACAATACAGAAATGTACTTCGTTCCAATGATCAATCCAGATGGATACATTCATAATCAAACAACCAATCCTAACGGTGGTGGAATGTGGCGCAAAAATCGTCGATTGAATAGTGGTGGATCTTACGGAGTAGACTTGAATCGAAATTATTCGTATGGTTGGGGAACAACGGGAACATCAACTCAGCAAAACAATGATACTTACTGCGGTACTGCTGCTTTCTCAGAGCCCGAAACACAAGCTATTAAGTGGTTTTGTGAAAATAGAGATTTTCAATATGCTTTCAATGCACATACTTACGCCAACGATATTTTGTTCCCCATTGGAACAACAACTGCTGAATTTGCAGTAGACCACAATTATTTTGAGGCATTTACACATCACATGGTTCAATACAATGGTTATGAGAACAAGAAATCTTCGGCTCTCTATCCTGCTTCTGGAGATTCAGATGATTATATGTACAAGTCAGACACCATTGTGAAGCCTAAGATTTTTGCAATGACACCTGAAGTCAGCAATACGAGTGACGGATTTTGGCCAGCAAGTAATGAAATCACAGGGATTTGTCAGGACATGGTATTTCCCAACTTGATTTTATCTCATTTGACTCACCGATATTTAGAAGTAAACGATATTGATCCAAGTATGGTTTCTACAACAACGGGTAATTTCAATCACAGTGCTTATCGACTAGGTTTGGAAGACGGACCTGTAAATGTGAGTATTACACCGATTACAGGCATTCAATCTGTAGGAACTGCAAGTACTCACAATTTGGCAATTATGGGTTCTCAAAACAGCGGAATTTCTTATGTACTGAATCCTACTATTCAATTTGGAGATATCATCAAATATGTTTTAAATACAGAATATATTGGCTGGACAAAACACGACACCATTGTAAAAACCTTTGGGAATATCAACTCTCAATTCATTGATGAAGCCAATAGTGCGGCAAATTGGACAGGAAACTGGGCCACTACTACATCAATATTTGTCTCTCCGAGCACTTCATTTACAGATAGTCCAAGTGGAGATTATGCAAATAACACAACTAGAACTTACTTATTCAATAACACCATCGACCTGACACATGTGACAGCTGCACAAATTAATTTCTATGCAAAATGGGAAATTGAAGCAGATTTCGACTATTGTCAATTTCAAGTTTCAACAGACAATGGAACTACATGGATTGGTCAATGTGGGAATTACACAGTGCCTGGAAATAGTGCCGATGGATCTGTACAACCAAATGGACAACCCGTTTATGAAGGAACAGAATCCAATTGGGTAAGAGAAGAAATTAATCTGAGTGATTACATTGGTGACAGTATCCGTGTACGTTTCATATTAAAATCAGACGGTGGAACAAGAGGTGATGGCTTTTACTTTGATGATTTTGAAATCCTTTACAACATTGATGCAACTGGACTTTCTGAAAATGAGATTCAATTATTTCACTTAGTTCCCAATCCTGCTAGTAGTCATGTATCGATTGTATTCGATCAAAAAATTCAAGGTGGAAAGATTGAGTTAGTGAATCTGAGTGGTGAAACAATTTCTCAATATCCGATTAATCCTTCTAGTCAATCATTAAATTTAAGTACAGAGAATTTATCAGAAGGAGTTTATTATGTTCGCTATATTGGCTTGACTGAGCAAAAATGTCCAGTTAAGTTGGTTGTAATTCACTGA
- a CDS encoding MBOAT family O-acyltransferase → MLFNSVHFSIFLPIIFILYWSITNKKVQIQNILLLVASYYFYACWDWRFLFLLMFSTLLDYYTGLKMEKSTHSKRKIWFWLSIFINLGFLGVFKYYNFFAESFMEAASHLGFIIDPWTLKIILPVGISFYTFHGLSYVIDIYKNRISAEKNFVSYSVFVSFFPLLVAGPIERATHLLPQIKSKRTFNYQQAIDGLRQILWGLFKKVVIADNCAEYANQIFNNSSDYSGSTLILGAIFFAFQIYGDFSGYSDIALGTARLFGIELLKNFSYPYFSRDIAEFWRRWHISLSSWFRDYLYIPLGGSKGSLWKKVRNTFIIFIVSGFWHGANWTFIAWGALNAVYFLPLLLTNRNRNNLEIAAQGKLIPTLKEFISIALTFGLVAFAWIFFRAENMGHAVKYIQEIFSKSLFTLPNRSDFGNMNLQPHILLLLIGIFFFIEWCGREYSHPLSYIGQTWKRSFRLLFYYSIIFSIFYFGAKEQQFIYFQF, encoded by the coding sequence ATGCTTTTTAACTCCGTTCACTTTTCTATTTTTCTACCAATAATTTTTATTCTCTATTGGTCTATTACAAATAAAAAGGTCCAGATTCAAAATATTCTTCTTCTAGTAGCTAGTTATTATTTCTATGCTTGTTGGGATTGGCGGTTTTTATTTTTATTAATGTTTTCAACCCTTTTAGATTACTATACTGGGTTAAAAATGGAAAAATCGACACATAGTAAACGGAAAATCTGGTTTTGGCTAAGTATCTTTATTAACCTAGGTTTTCTTGGTGTTTTTAAATATTATAATTTCTTCGCAGAGTCATTCATGGAAGCTGCCTCTCATTTAGGATTTATAATTGATCCTTGGACATTGAAAATAATTCTTCCTGTGGGAATCTCATTTTATACTTTTCACGGATTATCTTATGTGATTGACATTTATAAAAACAGAATTTCAGCCGAGAAAAATTTTGTAAGTTATTCCGTTTTCGTGAGTTTCTTTCCATTACTAGTAGCTGGTCCAATAGAGCGTGCAACACATCTACTTCCTCAAATAAAGAGTAAAAGAACTTTTAATTATCAGCAAGCAATAGATGGTTTAAGACAAATTCTTTGGGGGTTATTTAAGAAAGTAGTTATTGCAGATAACTGTGCTGAATATGCAAATCAAATTTTCAATAATTCTTCTGATTATTCAGGAAGTACTTTGATTTTAGGAGCTATCTTTTTTGCTTTCCAAATTTACGGAGATTTTTCTGGATACTCAGACATCGCATTAGGAACTGCCAGACTCTTTGGAATTGAATTACTCAAAAACTTTTCTTACCCTTATTTTTCCCGAGATATTGCTGAATTTTGGAGACGATGGCACATTTCACTGTCTTCCTGGTTTAGAGATTACTTATACATTCCGTTGGGGGGCAGTAAAGGATCTCTATGGAAAAAAGTCAGGAATACTTTTATCATATTCATTGTTAGTGGTTTTTGGCATGGAGCCAACTGGACATTCATTGCTTGGGGAGCATTAAACGCGGTATACTTCCTCCCACTATTACTTACTAATAGAAATAGAAACAATCTTGAAATTGCCGCACAAGGAAAACTCATTCCTACACTAAAAGAATTTATTAGCATAGCTCTTACCTTCGGGTTGGTTGCATTTGCCTGGATATTTTTTAGAGCAGAAAACATGGGGCATGCAGTTAAATATATCCAAGAAATATTTTCGAAATCACTATTTACATTACCAAATAGATCTGATTTCGGAAATATGAATTTACAGCCACATATCTTATTACTTTTAATTGGAATCTTCTTTTTTATTGAGTGGTGTGGTCGAGAATATTCACATCCACTTTCTTATATTGGTCAAACGTGGAAAAGGTCATTCCGATTATTATTCTATTATTCAATAATCTTTAGTATTTTCTACTTTGGCGCTAAAGAACAGCAATTTATTTATTTTCAATTTTAA
- a CDS encoding AlbA family DNA-binding domain-containing protein, which produces MQSVKQLIKEGEHQQQDFKFRIDDSKKIARTLVAFANTDGGRLLIGVKDNGKITGIDPTEEIHMIEAAVDMYSKPKLEFQSRVWQEDMKLVLEITIEKNTNRPVFALDEEGKWKAYVRRKDHTLLANKILLNVWKHERFDQKIPEKIGAEETELLQIIAQNPLITLSKIYRFSSLDKSHIDRLLPLFICWDLISMEMNENGTFYRVIEN; this is translated from the coding sequence ATGCAGTCGGTAAAACAATTGATCAAAGAAGGAGAGCATCAGCAACAGGATTTCAAATTCCGGATTGATGATTCTAAAAAGATTGCGCGAACATTGGTTGCTTTTGCGAATACGGATGGCGGCAGACTTTTGATTGGTGTGAAAGACAATGGAAAAATCACAGGAATCGATCCAACGGAAGAAATTCACATGATTGAAGCCGCAGTAGATATGTATTCAAAGCCGAAGTTGGAGTTTCAATCACGCGTTTGGCAAGAAGACATGAAATTGGTACTAGAAATTACCATCGAAAAAAACACAAATAGACCTGTTTTTGCTTTGGATGAAGAGGGTAAATGGAAAGCTTACGTTAGAAGGAAGGATCATACCTTACTAGCAAATAAAATCTTACTTAATGTATGGAAACACGAGCGGTTCGATCAAAAAATACCAGAAAAAATAGGAGCCGAAGAAACCGAATTACTTCAAATAATTGCTCAGAATCCACTCATTACATTAAGTAAAATTTACCGTTTTTCGAGTTTGGATAAATCTCATATTGATCGGTTATTGCCTTTGTTTATTTGTTGGGATTTGATTTCCATGGAAATGAATGAAAACGGTACTTTTTATCGCGTAATTGAAAATTGA